The DNA region GCTGGTTTGGTTAGTAGAAGAAACCGAGCAAGCAACTAGTTGCTCCAAACGATCCACTGTGATAAAAAGCTTGAGATGTTATGAAAGCCAGACTCCtgataaatttgatgttttgCATAGTATTGACTTATAGACCGgtgtataatttatatataaaattcgaTGTTTTGAGATGCCATGAAAGTTTTTGCTAGTGAGTATGTATAGAATTATTTTGAGAAGTTAATTTTATTGCTAGTGGTGACTCTTGTTTTATTTGTCATGCGAGCAGAAAACTTCCacaaatggaagaaaatgagTTATCAAACTCTATGAATCATAACGAAAAACCATGCAAAGATATTGCAATTGAAATTCCAAAGGACTTAATTCCAGAGGGCTTGGAGACTACCTTTCGGCGAGAGGAATGTATCTACAAAGCTCCAGCTGCACTTTGCGATTCAAACAGAGCTTGCTACATTCCTCGGGTAATTTCTATAGGTCCTTTTCACCATGGTAATGAAAAACTGATGCCTATGGAAATTCAGAAACAAAGATATCTGAAAGAATTCTGTAAGAGATTGGGAGGGGAAACAAAGGAGCAAGAATCTTTGAAAGTACTTTGGGGGACCATTCAAAGTCTTGAAGATAAAATCAAACGCTGTTATGCAGATAATACCTTTGTTGATTTTCCTAGAGATGATGATAAGTTTGTGAAGATGATTCTGTTCGATGCAGTGTTCATCTTCGAGCTCTTCTTGAAGAATTATGAAGAAGATATGCCCGATCACAAACCATATCAAGATGATTTCATCATAGCCAAACCCTGGCTGAGAGCTGCGATTCAACTGGACTTGATATTGCTTGAAAATCAGCTTCCATTCTTCTTTCTCAAGAAATTATATAGGCTTGCCATCGAGGAAACAAAGCACAATTATCCTTCTTTTCTGGACCTTTCCTGCCACTACTTTAAGAAGTACGGTAAGAACAAAACCAAGCCATATGAAACCAAGCCATATGAAACCGAGCTTTATAAGCCGTTGCATTTCACTGATTTGGTAAGACATTTTCTATCCTTCAAGCACCCGCAGCTATTAGAATCACGAGATGGAAAGCAAGTTAAAAATCTTTATAGCGCAACCATGCTGCACCAAGCAGGAATTAAGTTCAAGGCATTGCCTGATGAATCCTTGCTTGACATAAGAGCCTGGAAGGAAACTGAGAAAACAGTCAAGAAAGGGGAGTTGCATATGCCACCACTTGAAATCGACAACAGCACCGAATGTCTCTTCCGAAACCTCATGGCCTTGGAACAGTGTCATTATCCAAGACAAGAGTTTATCTGCCATTATGTTAAGCTATTGGATTTTCTTGTGGACGTTGAAAAGGATGTGGATTTGCTCATTGAAAATAAGGTTATTGTTAGCAGGCTTGGTGACAGTAAAGCTGTGGCGGAGCTTATTAACAAACTTTGCCTGGAAATAGTAGAAGTTACTTCTGGTTATGATGCTCTCTCCCAACTGCTGAATGATTACTACGAGAGCTCTTGGAACAAAAACAAGGCATACTTGGTTAGTGTGTATTTCCAAAATGTTTGGATTGGTACTGGAACTGTTATTGGATTAATCATCCTAGCCATCACCGTGGCGCGGTTTATCCTATTCTTTTTCCGCTAGTATTCTATGTTTTTGCTATGAAGAAAAGGCTCGAACTCGACATCTctgtaaaagaagaagacatggATGCTAGTTGAGCTACAAGCTTCTTGTTGGCTTCCTCTAAATAAATTTGTATCCCTCTATGACTCACTGTGTCGATCCCACTGTTGTGAATGTGGCCGTGCCTGTAGAATTTTAGTTTCCCTTGAAGTTAATAAATCTTGTCATTCCTGTTGTAAGGTAACAGCAACTACTATTGAACTTGAAGGTGTTCATTAGCAAGGATGTCAATGAATTGCGGTTTCCATCATTTCCACATCTTTATCGCCATTGAATAAAACATGTACGTAAAATGTTTGCCagtctttttcttccttttcttctagttgtgtggacaaaaacaaaatggtgCTTACCACGCCTGGCCTGAGAAAGATGACAGAACCGGGTAGGATCTGAAGTGGGGCAGCTATACTTTAATGGAGGTGTCAGTTTCGGTGATCAATAAATGAActcttatataaaatatacgACAAATTACAATGCACTTTCACAAGCTCTCGTTCGTTGGTTTCTTGAttgttttgtgttaaaaaagCAAACAGAACTCTATGGGCTACAATAAAACACTGAACCTGATGTTCAGAAACAGTACCGAGTTCAATGGGCTATCTGATACGTGATATTTCGAAACAAATGATCACGTTACTGCTTACTGAGTTGGATGATCCGAACATCTGTCATCCGTTTCAGTTGAGTTTTGA from Populus alba chromosome 14, ASM523922v2, whole genome shotgun sequence includes:
- the LOC118049477 gene encoding UPF0481 protein At3g47200 — its product is MEENELSNSMNHNEKPCKDIAIEIPKDLIPEGLETTFRREECIYKAPAALCDSNRACYIPRVISIGPFHHGNEKLMPMEIQKQRYLKEFCKRLGGETKEQESLKVLWGTIQSLEDKIKRCYADNTFVDFPRDDDKFVKMILFDAVFIFELFLKNYEEDMPDHKPYQDDFIIAKPWLRAAIQLDLILLENQLPFFFLKKLYRLAIEETKHNYPSFLDLSCHYFKKYGKNKTKPYETKPYETELYKPLHFTDLVRHFLSFKHPQLLESRDGKQVKNLYSATMLHQAGIKFKALPDESLLDIRAWKETEKTVKKGELHMPPLEIDNSTECLFRNLMALEQCHYPRQEFICHYVKLLDFLVDVEKDVDLLIENKVIVSRLGDSKAVAELINKLCLEIVEVTSGYDALSQLLNDYYESSWNKNKAYLVSVYFQNVWIGTGTVIGLIILAITVARFILFFFR